Proteins encoded in a region of the Desulfurococcaceae archaeon genome:
- a CDS encoding helical backbone metal receptor gives MDNLSKQMCLFMAIFVVLSGLPALAEQQVIDALGRSVTLTAYPRRVVSLAPSITEILASLGVESSVVGADSFSLSSWYMDIGERLKSRGVVEVGGYWWSTISVEKILELNPDLILADRGAHRQLLEAFEAYNLTVVYLGSARSINDVYNDIYTVGLIFNKTGEAENLIRSIESTLQSGKELLKGYEGVKVLIVIDFWQGIWVAGKATFIDDLLARLGLVNAAVTIGWSVVGIEAITEWNPDIVIVACPYASQEAVEQSGLPQLGKPLVLLNTTEVDVLMRPGPLLAYAPQVIYHALVQGLANRTTTTPRTPQQAPLVTSAPLELYVAAPLVALVSGVIGYYVGLRKKR, from the coding sequence TTGGACAACTTGTCCAAGCAAATGTGCCTCTTCATGGCGATTTTCGTAGTTCTAAGTGGTTTACCGGCACTTGCCGAGCAGCAGGTAATCGATGCCTTAGGGCGTAGCGTTACGTTAACGGCCTATCCTCGTAGAGTGGTTTCGCTAGCACCATCTATAACGGAAATACTGGCATCGCTAGGCGTGGAAAGTAGCGTTGTAGGGGCCGATAGCTTCTCCCTTAGTAGCTGGTACATGGATATTGGGGAAAGATTGAAGTCGCGCGGCGTAGTTGAAGTCGGCGGTTACTGGTGGAGCACCATAAGTGTTGAAAAAATCCTAGAGTTAAATCCAGACCTCATACTGGCTGATAGGGGGGCTCACAGGCAACTACTTGAAGCGTTTGAAGCGTACAACTTAACGGTCGTGTACCTCGGATCGGCCAGGAGCATTAACGACGTATACAACGACATATACACCGTTGGCTTGATCTTCAACAAGACCGGTGAAGCCGAAAACCTCATCAGGTCGATAGAGTCTACACTACAGAGCGGAAAGGAGCTGCTCAAGGGTTATGAAGGCGTAAAGGTACTCATAGTAATAGACTTCTGGCAGGGAATATGGGTTGCTGGTAAGGCAACATTTATAGATGACCTGCTCGCGAGGCTCGGGCTAGTGAACGCGGCGGTAACAATTGGCTGGAGCGTTGTAGGCATCGAGGCGATTACCGAGTGGAACCCCGACATAGTGATAGTGGCCTGTCCTTACGCGTCGCAGGAAGCGGTAGAACAGTCGGGGCTACCTCAGCTGGGCAAGCCCCTAGTGCTACTGAACACAACTGAGGTAGATGTACTAATGAGGCCGGGACCGCTACTCGCGTATGCACCCCAAGTAATATATCATGCACTAGTTCAAGGACTAGCAAATAGGACCACGACAACCCCGAGAACCCCTCAACAAGCCCCACTAGTAACTAGTGCACCCTTAGAGCTATACGTGGCGGCGCCGTTAGTAGCCCTGGTTAGTGGAGTAATAGGGTATTACGTTGGTTTAAGGAAGAAGAGGTAA